A section of the Sedimentisphaera cyanobacteriorum genome encodes:
- a CDS encoding [Fe-Fe] hydrogenase large subunit C-terminal domain-containing protein: MQELKPIYTITTDCQDCYKCLRECPVKAVKVSSGSASVVHELCISCGHCLNVCPQGAKRYRRDIQFAANTISKYKALGRKVAASVAPSFISEFSDLPVSSFIKAVKMLGFDIVSETALGAEQVSAATVKHLRDEKPDVCISSACPVTVEFIKKYYPSQGESIAPLFSPLLVHCRMLKQIYGEDTSVVFIGPCAGKKLEADSNPELLSAAITFEELRGWFEAEGINPEHISENMERFSPNRAANGALYPVEGGMLSGIKHGCSSIESSYASFSGIENMRKVMEDLENNEPPAPLFLELLACEGGCINGPLVSDKKKLLSGRASVLKYANYRKESITASTKVETRGEYRIEPVIPAEHRPAQIKQALEKVGKYSTEDELNCGCCGYDTCRNFAGAMLSGKAEPSMCVGNMRKIAASKLDSVISALPCGIIIADSGSRVVESNRKFAELMGEDNLAVYESCGGLNGASLEKVVPFDYYFQQVIKKENGFIEKEISSETGVLNVQIFTIEQNQLAGCIAQDITEPAVEKEHIIGKAQEVMDQNLDTVKKIAHLLGENAAASEDILNSIIKNFRKTGVKK, translated from the coding sequence ATGCAGGAATTAAAACCAATATACACAATAACCACGGACTGTCAGGACTGCTACAAATGCCTTCGGGAATGCCCGGTGAAGGCGGTGAAGGTATCCTCGGGCAGTGCGAGCGTTGTTCATGAGCTCTGCATAAGCTGCGGGCACTGCCTTAACGTATGCCCGCAGGGTGCAAAGAGATACCGCAGAGATATTCAGTTCGCCGCAAACACGATATCTAAATACAAGGCTTTGGGCAGGAAAGTGGCTGCTTCTGTTGCGCCGAGCTTTATCTCCGAATTTTCTGATCTGCCGGTTTCAAGCTTTATCAAGGCCGTTAAGATGCTTGGCTTTGATATAGTATCAGAAACCGCGCTTGGTGCGGAGCAGGTCTCCGCTGCCACGGTGAAACACCTCCGCGATGAGAAGCCGGATGTATGCATATCCTCTGCCTGCCCTGTGACGGTAGAGTTTATAAAGAAGTATTACCCGTCTCAGGGCGAAAGTATAGCCCCGCTGTTCTCACCCCTGCTGGTGCACTGCCGAATGCTCAAGCAGATTTACGGCGAGGATACATCAGTTGTATTCATTGGGCCTTGTGCAGGCAAGAAGCTGGAGGCCGATTCAAACCCCGAACTGCTCAGCGCTGCGATAACGTTTGAAGAGCTCAGGGGCTGGTTTGAGGCTGAGGGTATAAACCCGGAGCATATATCTGAAAATATGGAACGATTCAGCCCGAACAGGGCAGCGAACGGGGCATTGTACCCGGTAGAGGGCGGAATGCTCTCTGGGATAAAGCACGGGTGCAGCTCAATTGAGAGCAGTTATGCGTCGTTTTCAGGGATTGAAAATATGCGAAAGGTTATGGAAGACCTTGAGAACAACGAGCCCCCTGCCCCGCTTTTTCTTGAACTTCTCGCCTGCGAAGGCGGCTGCATAAACGGCCCGCTGGTTTCAGACAAAAAGAAGCTTCTCTCAGGGAGGGCAAGCGTTTTGAAATATGCAAACTACCGCAAAGAGAGTATCACAGCAAGCACGAAAGTGGAAACAAGGGGCGAATACAGGATTGAACCGGTAATACCTGCAGAGCACCGACCCGCTCAGATAAAGCAGGCTCTTGAAAAGGTGGGCAAATACAGCACCGAAGATGAATTAAACTGCGGCTGCTGCGGCTATGATACATGCAGGAATTTCGCTGGCGCTATGCTCAGCGGAAAGGCCGAACCCTCAATGTGCGTAGGTAATATGCGGAAGATAGCTGCAAGCAAGCTCGACAGCGTTATAAGCGCCCTGCCCTGCGGGATAATCATCGCAGATTCTGGCAGCAGGGTTGTGGAAAGCAACAGGAAATTTGCAGAGCTTATGGGCGAAGACAATCTCGCTGTTTACGAAAGCTGCGGCGGGCTGAACGGTGCATCCCTTGAGAAGGTAGTCCCGTTCGACTACTACTTCCAGCAGGTAATCAAGAAAGAAAACGGATTTATAGAAAAGGAAATCAGCAGTGAAACGGGCGTTCTGAATGTGCAGATTTTCACGATAGAGCAGAATCAGCTGGCAGGCTGCATAGCGCAGGATATAACTGAGCCGGCAGTTGAAAAAGAGCACATCATCGGCAAGGCGCAGGAAGTGATGGACCAAAACCTCGATACAGTAAAGAAAATAGCCCATCTGCTGGGGGAAAACGCCGCAGCATCGGAGGACATACTAAACTCTATAATCAAGAACTTCAGGAAAACGGGGGTGAAAAAATAG
- a CDS encoding alpha-L-fucosidase gives MLNRREFTKIMGAAGLIGLPAFSTGQFNSSAPSYLKGFAQDYSAKPHSSSMDWFRAAKFGLFLHYGLYSLLGRGEWVQIKEKIHVKEYEKLIELFTAENFDADEITDLALRAEMKYVNITTRHHDSFCLFDTKSTDFNSVKSPAKRDLVAELAEACEKKGLGLCLYFSHGRDWRHPHAPNNDKWGSFARPKYYEPELYYKYGKEHDLDIYIEYMHQQINELLTQYGPIASIWLDGHGVPMSGPIEKFRVDDTYKLIRKLQPQCLITSKWGYNGQEDYYSPEIHWLKDKEKVKKKQAAGKPFEICTAIAGWGYTKKHDGNHRGFDSVLDNLKYAADYDANLLLNTGPLPDGSLDKQDVNTLHKVGEYIRKNGFPK, from the coding sequence ATGCTAAACAGGCGCGAATTTACCAAAATAATGGGTGCTGCCGGGCTAATAGGTTTGCCGGCATTTTCTACAGGTCAGTTTAATTCTTCAGCACCTTCATATTTAAAAGGTTTTGCTCAGGATTACTCTGCCAAACCTCATTCTTCTTCAATGGATTGGTTTAGAGCAGCAAAGTTTGGCCTTTTCCTTCATTACGGGCTTTACAGTCTGCTTGGACGGGGGGAATGGGTTCAGATTAAGGAGAAAATACATGTTAAAGAGTATGAGAAGCTTATTGAACTCTTTACTGCTGAAAACTTTGATGCTGATGAAATCACTGATCTGGCTCTTCGCGCTGAAATGAAGTATGTGAATATTACAACTCGCCATCACGACAGTTTTTGTTTGTTTGATACAAAATCGACCGATTTCAACAGTGTTAAATCGCCAGCAAAAAGAGATCTTGTTGCCGAGCTGGCCGAAGCCTGCGAGAAAAAGGGGCTTGGGTTATGTCTTTATTTTTCTCACGGAAGGGATTGGCGTCATCCGCATGCTCCAAATAATGATAAATGGGGAAGCTTTGCACGCCCGAAGTATTATGAGCCTGAGCTGTATTACAAATACGGCAAGGAGCACGATTTAGATATTTATATAGAGTATATGCACCAGCAGATTAATGAGCTGCTTACTCAATACGGCCCAATTGCCAGCATTTGGCTTGATGGGCATGGCGTTCCTATGAGCGGGCCTATTGAGAAGTTTCGAGTTGATGATACATACAAGCTTATCCGGAAACTCCAGCCCCAATGTTTGATTACATCAAAATGGGGCTACAATGGTCAAGAGGATTATTATTCCCCTGAGATTCACTGGCTCAAAGATAAGGAAAAGGTAAAGAAAAAACAGGCAGCCGGAAAGCCTTTTGAGATATGCACCGCTATTGCCGGCTGGGGATATACCAAAAAACATGACGGCAATCACAGAGGTTTTGATTCTGTGCTGGATAATTTGAAATATGCTGCTGATTATGATGCTAATCTCCTGTTGAATACAGGGCCTCTCCCTGACGGCTCTCTTGACAAGCAGGACGTAAATACGCTGCATAAAGTTGGTGAATATATCAGGAAAAATGGTTTCCCAAAGTAG